CCAAGCTCTCGCCCAAGGCGCCTTCGCCTTCGGACTTGAACCAGAATTTGTCGAGGTCGCCACCATAGTAGCCCTGCACGTCCCACAGGTAGCCATCGTCGCCGGCACGCGCGCGATATTCGAGGCGGTCACCTTGCAACCAGAAGGTGGTCATACCGCCAGCTTCGACCCGCAGTGCCTCTCGCGACGCGCGCATGGCGTCGGCACCCCAGATCGCATCGGCGGCGCGCGGAGGTCCCGATCCCGCCGACGCCGGAGGGGGGGCGTCGGGGATCGCCATGTCCATCGCGCCATGGTCCATCGCGCCGTGATCGACAGTGCCATGGTCCGCGGTTTCGTGCTCGACGGGGTCCTGTCCGGTCGCTTGCATCCCGTCATGACCCATCGTGGAATGGTTCATGCCTTCCATCTGCCCATGTTCCGTCGCGGAGTGGTCCATGGTCGAATGATCCATGGAATGGCACTCCGTCTGATCGGCGGCAACAGGATCGACGTCCTGCGTTGCGGGCTTGCAAGCCCCTTCGGGGACCGGATGCCCCATTGCGCGATGGCGCGCGGCCTCCTGTTCGCACTCATCCTGTGCTGTCGGTGGGGCTGGTGGCACGGAGTGGTGGGAATGATCCTGCGCGAGTGCTGGCGTGGCGGCGCTGGCGAGGAGCATGGCAGTAAATAGACGCATCAATCTTCTCCCACCCGCTTCAGGTCCGGGGCCGCAGGCGGCTTGCGTACCGTGACCACCTGAAACATGCCCGAATGCATGTGATAGAGAAGGTGGCAGTGAAACGCCCAATCGCCCTCTTCGTCGGCAGTGAGGTCGAAGGTGGCGCTGCCGCCAGGTTGGACGATTACCGTGTGCTTCTGAGGCTGCCGATCAGCGGGCGCGCCATTCACCAGCTCGAAGAAATGTCCATGCAGGTGGATCGGGTGGGCCATCATGGTGTCGTTCACCAGTTTGACCCGCACCCGTTCGTCATAAGCGAAGCGGATCGGATCGTCGCTCACGGCGGTGTATTTCTGGCCGTCGAATGACCACATGTAGCGTTCCATGTTGCCAGTGAGATGGATCTCCATCTTTCGGGACGGACGCCGCAGGTCGTCGTTCGGCGACAGCGCGACGAGGTCCTTGTAGGTCAGCACCTTGTGCGGGACCTTGTCGAGGCCGATACCGGGGTCGCCCATGCGATCGACGGGGTTCATCGCGACCATGTCGACGCCGGGGCCGACCTTCACATCGGGCGGGAGCTTCGAGGTGTCGCGCATGTCCATGCCGCCCATGTCCATCGCTCCGCTCGGTTCCTCACCGGCGGTGTGCGATGACATGTCGTGACCCATGGCGGAATGATCGGTGCCGGCATCGCCGCCGTGGTTCATGCCCATGTCCGCCATCGTGAGGAGGGGCGGGTCGCGCAATGCGGGGACATGCGCCCGCGCGCCCGGCCGCGAAGCGAGGGTCGCGACGGCCATGCCCGAACGATCCATGCTCTCGGCAACGATCGTCTGCGCCTCGCCGGTCGGTTCGACCACGATGTCGTAGGTCTCCGCCGTCCCGATCTGGAATTCCTCTACCTCGACCGGTCGCACATTCTGTCCGTCGGCGGCGACAACCCAAAACTTCATGCCGGGAATGCGGACG
The nucleotide sequence above comes from Sphingomicrobium arenosum. Encoded proteins:
- a CDS encoding copper resistance system multicopper oxidase gives rise to the protein MSDLRVSRRHFLGAGALGASVLALPAWARGASLRGDMIKPGFDEVSGRDISLTIGEGPRIVEGRRGHAIAVNGSVPGPLVRLREGQPVRLAVTNTLDEDSSIHWHGLLLPFQFDGVPGVSFPGIRPGETFVYDIPALRQHGTYWWHSHSGLQEQAGHYGPIVVDPAGPDPVQVDRDYVLLLSEFTPMHPHTIMDKLKKGEGYFNYQQNTWTDDYPLTVEDRRMWARMRMMATDILDVTGSTYTYLANGRGPQEGLEYLFNPGERVRLRIINGSAMTFFNVRIPGMKFWVVAADGQNVRPVEVEEFQIGTAETYDIVVEPTGEAQTIVAESMDRSGMAVATLASRPGARAHVPALRDPPLLTMADMGMNHGGDAGTDHSAMGHDMSSHTAGEEPSGAMDMGGMDMRDTSKLPPDVKVGPGVDMVAMNPVDRMGDPGIGLDKVPHKVLTYKDLVALSPNDDLRRPSRKMEIHLTGNMERYMWSFDGQKYTAVSDDPIRFAYDERVRVKLVNDTMMAHPIHLHGHFFELVNGAPADRQPQKHTVIVQPGGSATFDLTADEEGDWAFHCHLLYHMHSGMFQVVTVRKPPAAPDLKRVGED
- a CDS encoding copper resistance protein B, whose amino-acid sequence is MGHPVPEGACKPATQDVDPVAADQTECHSMDHSTMDHSATEHGQMEGMNHSTMGHDGMQATGQDPVEHETADHGTVDHGAMDHGAMDMAIPDAPPPASAGSGPPRAADAIWGADAMRASREALRVEAGGMTTFWLQGDRLEYRARAGDDGYLWDVQGYYGGDLDKFWFKSEGEGALGESLESAEVQGLWSHAIGPWWDLQMGIRQDLTGPERTHAVVGVQGLAPYMFEVDAAAFLSTKGDLTARVEAELDQRITQRLILQPRAELNVSAQDVPELGIGAGVDSVEVGLRLRYEIAREIAPYIGVEQEWKVGTSADYARLEDEDPSVTNYVVGVRFWF